The following proteins are encoded in a genomic region of Nocardioides sp. cx-173:
- a CDS encoding NUDIX hydrolase produces MRIPLPPVPLPGHLVDAAREFDSGARQPVEPRNAATVVLMRPSADGPAVYLLRRQVSMEFAGGMCVFPGGGVDPRDFDATVAWAGPSAAEWAARLGTDEETARALVCAAVRETFEESGVLLAGTSESNVVADTTGDEWEADRHALESRELAMTDFLTRRGLVLRTDLLGAWDAWLTPVFEPKRYRTWFFVASLPEGQLTRDVSTESSSVHWVPARTAADEADRGELAMLPPTYLTCLEIGGLDGPDAVLAEARGRSTLEVFMPTVEPLGDGFTLSMPDRMRPLVAERRR; encoded by the coding sequence GTGCGGATCCCGCTGCCGCCGGTGCCCCTGCCGGGCCACCTGGTCGACGCCGCCCGTGAGTTCGACAGCGGCGCCCGTCAGCCCGTCGAGCCGCGCAACGCCGCGACGGTGGTGCTGATGCGCCCGTCGGCGGACGGGCCGGCGGTCTACCTGCTGCGCCGCCAGGTCTCCATGGAGTTCGCCGGCGGCATGTGCGTCTTCCCGGGGGGCGGTGTGGACCCGAGGGACTTCGACGCGACCGTCGCCTGGGCGGGGCCGTCGGCGGCCGAGTGGGCCGCCCGGCTGGGCACCGACGAGGAGACGGCGCGAGCCCTGGTGTGCGCCGCCGTACGGGAGACGTTCGAGGAGTCCGGCGTCCTGCTGGCCGGTACGTCGGAGAGCAACGTCGTCGCCGACACCACCGGCGATGAGTGGGAGGCCGACCGCCACGCCTTGGAGTCGCGCGAGCTGGCGATGACCGACTTCCTGACCCGCCGCGGGCTGGTGCTGCGCACCGACCTGCTCGGGGCGTGGGACGCCTGGCTCACGCCCGTCTTCGAGCCGAAGCGCTATCGCACCTGGTTCTTCGTGGCGTCGCTGCCGGAGGGACAGCTGACCCGCGACGTGTCGACGGAGTCGTCGTCGGTGCACTGGGTGCCGGCACGCACCGCGGCCGACGAGGCCGACCGCGGAGAGCTGGCGATGCTGCCGCCGACGTACCTCACCTGTCTCGAGATCGGCGGTCTCGACGGACCGGACGCGGTGCTCGCCGAGGCGCGGGGGCGCAGCACCCTCGAGGTGTTCATGCCGACGGTCGAGCCGCTCGGGGACGGGTTCACGCTGTCCATGCCGGACCGGATGCGACCGCTGGTGGCGGAGCGCCGGCGATGA
- a CDS encoding MBL fold metallo-hydrolase: protein MSAAWSGGAFGERGRCLLAPNPGMMTLDGTNTWVLREPGGRRSVVVDPGPSVPEHLDAIAEAAGEVGVVLLTHHHHDHSEAAKEFAERMGCGVRALDPEYRLGSEGLGDGDVVVVDGLEIRVVETPGHTADSLSFLVPAEGAVLTGDTVLGRGTTVVAHPDGQLGAYLDSLDRLHALAAAHEVASIWPGHGPVIADALGALDFYVAHRKERLAQVESAFEQLREAPHPEGIAEDEVPRRVVEIVYQDVDPVLWGAAELSVRAQLAYLAERR from the coding sequence ATGAGCGCCGCCTGGTCCGGTGGTGCCTTCGGCGAGCGCGGCCGGTGCCTGCTGGCGCCCAACCCCGGGATGATGACCCTCGACGGCACCAACACGTGGGTGCTGCGCGAGCCCGGCGGCCGGCGCTCGGTCGTGGTCGACCCGGGCCCGTCGGTCCCCGAGCACCTCGACGCGATCGCCGAGGCCGCCGGCGAGGTGGGCGTCGTGCTGCTGACCCATCACCACCACGACCACTCCGAAGCCGCGAAGGAGTTCGCGGAGCGGATGGGCTGCGGCGTACGCGCGCTGGACCCGGAGTACCGCCTGGGCTCCGAGGGCCTCGGCGACGGCGACGTGGTCGTGGTCGACGGTCTTGAGATCCGCGTGGTCGAGACGCCGGGGCACACGGCCGACTCGCTGTCGTTCCTGGTGCCGGCGGAGGGCGCCGTGCTCACCGGCGACACCGTGCTCGGGCGAGGCACGACGGTCGTCGCCCACCCCGACGGTCAGCTCGGGGCCTACCTCGACTCGCTCGACCGGCTGCACGCGCTCGCCGCCGCCCACGAGGTCGCCTCGATCTGGCCCGGCCACGGGCCGGTGATCGCCGACGCACTCGGGGCCTTGGACTTCTACGTCGCGCACCGCAAGGAGCGTCTCGCGCAGGTGGAGTCGGCGTTCGAGCAGCTGCGCGAGGCCCCGCACCCGGAGGGCATCGCCGAGGACGAGGTGCCGCGGCGCGTCGTCGAGATCGTCTACCAGGACGTCGACCCGGTGCTCTGGGGCGCTGCCGAGCTGTCCGTGCGGGCCCAGCTGGCCTACCTGGCCGAGCGGCGCTGA
- a CDS encoding SigE family RNA polymerase sigma factor — translation MSREHDFDSFVVARTPALSRTAYLLTGDAHLAEDLVQTALFKAAKAWHRIEGDPEPYVRRILYTQNVSWWRQRRLKETALGGYDAPAPARDQDLRLSLEQALARLTTRQRTVLVLRYFEDLTEVQTGRVLGIGSGTVKSITRQALARLRSLAPELAELIGEAS, via the coding sequence GTGAGCAGAGAGCACGACTTCGACTCGTTCGTCGTCGCGCGCACCCCTGCCCTGTCGCGTACGGCGTACCTCCTCACCGGGGACGCCCATCTCGCGGAGGACCTCGTGCAGACAGCGCTCTTCAAGGCCGCCAAGGCGTGGCACCGGATCGAGGGTGACCCGGAGCCCTACGTCCGGCGCATCCTCTACACCCAGAACGTCTCCTGGTGGCGCCAGCGCCGGCTCAAGGAGACCGCCCTGGGCGGGTACGACGCCCCGGCCCCGGCGCGCGACCAGGACCTGCGGCTCAGCCTCGAGCAGGCGCTCGCCCGGCTCACGACCCGCCAGCGCACCGTGCTGGTGCTGCGCTACTTCGAGGACCTCACCGAGGTGCAGACCGGGCGGGTCCTCGGGATCGGCAGCGGCACGGTCAAGTCGATCACCCGCCAGGCGCTCGCGCGGCTGCGGTCGCTGGCGCCGGAGCTGGCCGAGCTGATCGGGGAGGCGTCATGA
- a CDS encoding Crp/Fnr family transcriptional regulator produces MDNDVLRQAPLFSALDDEAATALRASMSEARLRRGDVLFHEGDSGDKLYIVLDGKVKLGRSSSDGRENLLAILGPGQMFGELSLFDPGPRSATVTAVTDATFASLSHEDLLRWLEGRPVVARGLLTQLAGRLRKANDVVADLVFSDVPGRVAKALLDLADRFGRTADDGVHVHHDLTQEELAQLVGASRETVNKALADFAARGWLRLEPRSVVIMDVERLARRAR; encoded by the coding sequence GTGGACAACGACGTACTCCGTCAAGCCCCGCTGTTCAGCGCGCTCGACGATGAGGCCGCGACGGCGCTGCGGGCCTCCATGTCCGAGGCGCGGCTGCGCCGCGGCGACGTGCTCTTCCATGAGGGAGACTCCGGCGACAAGCTCTACATCGTGCTCGACGGCAAGGTGAAGCTCGGACGCTCCTCCTCCGACGGCCGGGAGAACCTGCTCGCGATCCTGGGTCCGGGCCAGATGTTCGGCGAGCTCTCGCTCTTCGACCCCGGCCCGCGCTCGGCCACGGTCACGGCCGTCACCGACGCGACGTTCGCCTCGCTGTCCCACGAGGACCTCCTGCGCTGGCTCGAGGGCCGCCCGGTCGTCGCCCGCGGCCTGCTCACCCAGCTCGCCGGCCGCCTGCGCAAGGCCAACGACGTCGTCGCCGACCTGGTCTTCTCCGACGTCCCCGGCCGGGTCGCGAAGGCGCTGCTCGACCTCGCCGACCGCTTCGGGCGCACCGCCGACGACGGCGTGCACGTCCACCACGACCTCACCCAGGAGGAGCTCGCCCAGCTGGTCGGCGCCTCCCGCGAGACCGTCAACAAGGCGCTCGCCGACTTCGCCGCTCGTGGTTGGCTGCGCCTCGAGCCCCGCTCGGTCGTCATCATGGACGTCGAGCGGCTCGCCCGGCGCGCTCGCTGA
- the nth gene encoding endonuclease III yields MPAPETHTGLVRRARRINRVLAETYPDARCELDFDNAFELLVVTVLSAQTTDRRVNAVRPTLFAAYPDPVTMAAAPREHLEQILGPLGFFRAKTESLLKLSAVLVERYDGQVPGRLEDLVTLPGVGRKTANVVLGNAFGVPGITVDTHFGRLVRRFDWTEETDPVKVEHAIGALFPKSDWTMLSHHLIWHGRRVCHAKKPACGACPVARLCPSYGEGPTDPVAAALLVKTQGPA; encoded by the coding sequence GTGCCAGCGCCCGAGACCCACACCGGCCTGGTCCGGCGCGCTCGTCGCATCAACCGCGTGCTGGCCGAGACCTACCCCGACGCCCGCTGCGAGCTGGACTTCGACAACGCCTTCGAGCTCCTGGTCGTGACCGTCCTAAGCGCGCAGACCACCGACCGCCGGGTCAACGCCGTCCGGCCGACTCTCTTCGCCGCCTACCCCGATCCGGTCACGATGGCCGCGGCGCCGCGCGAGCACCTCGAGCAGATCCTCGGCCCGCTCGGCTTCTTCCGCGCCAAGACCGAGTCGCTGCTCAAGCTGAGCGCGGTCCTCGTCGAGCGCTACGACGGGCAGGTGCCGGGGCGGCTCGAGGACCTGGTCACGCTCCCGGGTGTGGGCCGCAAGACCGCCAACGTGGTGCTCGGCAACGCCTTCGGCGTCCCCGGGATCACCGTGGACACCCACTTCGGGCGCCTGGTCCGCCGCTTCGACTGGACCGAGGAGACCGACCCGGTCAAGGTCGAGCACGCGATCGGCGCGCTGTTCCCCAAGTCCGACTGGACGATGCTCAGCCACCACCTGATCTGGCACGGCCGCCGCGTCTGCCACGCCAAGAAGCCGGCGTGCGGCGCCTGCCCCGTGGCCCGCCTGTGCCCGTCGTACGGCGAAGGGCCAACCGACCCGGTGGCCGCGGCGCTGCTGGTGAAGACCCAGGGGCCCGCATGA
- a CDS encoding TlpA family protein disulfide reductase: protein MKRLAVALTLALALTGCTKEGAEKELSRDVLPDVTLGELQGDGQVDVASLRGPLVVPLFANYCGPCRKELPLFERLSQEHGDEVRVLGLNWSDPQTDKAVELVEDTGVTFDVLADPQGETGEPPNPRIGYLPTLWMVDADGKVTYREAEQIESYDELLDLVEEHLDVDL from the coding sequence ATGAAGCGGCTCGCGGTCGCGCTGACCCTGGCGTTGGCCCTCACCGGCTGCACCAAGGAGGGCGCCGAGAAGGAGCTGTCGCGCGACGTCCTGCCCGACGTGACCTTGGGCGAGCTCCAGGGCGACGGTCAGGTGGACGTGGCCTCGCTGCGCGGCCCGCTCGTGGTGCCGCTGTTCGCCAACTACTGCGGACCCTGCCGCAAGGAGCTGCCGCTGTTCGAGCGCCTCTCCCAGGAGCACGGCGACGAGGTCCGGGTGCTCGGTCTCAACTGGTCGGACCCCCAGACGGACAAGGCGGTCGAGCTGGTCGAGGACACCGGTGTGACCTTCGACGTGCTCGCCGACCCCCAGGGCGAGACCGGTGAGCCGCCCAACCCGCGCATCGGGTACCTGCCGACCCTGTGGATGGTCGACGCCGACGGCAAGGTGACCTACCGCGAGGCCGAGCAGATCGAGAGCTACGACGAGCTGCTCGACCTCGTCGAGGAGCACCTGGACGTGGACCTGTGA
- a CDS encoding NUDIX hydrolase, with amino-acid sequence MSTELPDWLRPVAEGARTITVHELTRFMPPEDSEPRRGAVLMLFGEGPAGPDLLLTERAHHMRSHPGQVSFPGGTIDPGETPREAALREAQEETGLDPAGVHIFAELPELWLPPSNFAVTPLLAWWREPSPVSVVSPDEVHAIYRVPLRELVQPDHRIAVRHPSGFVGPAFLIGDDKDVILWGFTAGIISRLFEFLGWNVPTEDKPPEHELPSYMLWEPETNGPRVQPNTRFQDRT; translated from the coding sequence GTGAGCACCGAGCTTCCCGACTGGCTGCGGCCGGTCGCCGAGGGTGCGCGCACGATCACGGTCCACGAGCTGACCCGGTTCATGCCGCCGGAGGACTCCGAGCCCCGCCGCGGCGCGGTCCTGATGCTGTTCGGTGAGGGCCCGGCGGGGCCCGACCTGCTGCTGACCGAGCGGGCCCACCACATGCGCTCGCACCCCGGCCAGGTGTCGTTCCCGGGCGGAACGATCGACCCGGGGGAGACGCCCCGCGAGGCCGCGCTGCGCGAGGCCCAGGAGGAGACCGGCCTCGACCCCGCCGGCGTTCACATCTTCGCCGAGCTCCCCGAGCTGTGGCTGCCCCCCAGCAATTTCGCCGTCACCCCCCTGCTGGCGTGGTGGCGCGAGCCCAGCCCCGTGTCGGTGGTCTCCCCCGACGAGGTCCACGCGATCTACCGCGTGCCCCTGCGCGAGCTGGTCCAGCCGGACCACCGGATCGCGGTGCGCCACCCCAGCGGCTTCGTGGGCCCCGCCTTCCTCATCGGCGACGACAAGGACGTCATCCTGTGGGGGTTCACGGCCGGGATCATCTCCCGGCTCTTCGAGTTCCTGGGCTGGAACGTCCCGACCGAGGACAAGCCGCCGGAGCACGAGCTCCCGTCCTACATGCTGTGGGAGCCCGAGACCAACGGCCCCCGCGTCCAGCCCAACACCCGCTTCCAGGACCGCACGTGA
- a CDS encoding MarP family serine protease: MNALDWLLVLLILAYALSGYWQGFVTGAFATTGLLLGGLLGIWLAPVLLGDVDPALMVSLGALFIVILCASLGQASFQYAGAKVRDRITWQPIRALDAVGGAALSALAVLLVAWALGVAVSGSRIGSVTPLVRSSSVLSAVDRALPHAASGVLQSFNDVVGTSFFPDYLEPFAPERIVEVGPGPRRLLNDPDVLAAEDSVLKVLGTNSCGRGVEGSGFVYAPDRLMTNAHVVAGVEDPEIVVGDSSVDADVVEYNADLDIAVLAFESDQIPVLRFAQSKPGDGVAILGYPQDGPYDVQPGRIRDDQKLRSPNIYGDGTVIREVFSLRGLVRPGNSGGPIVTSKGDVAGVVFAASVTDKDTGYALTAAQVAESAAVGRTNTETESTGDCAG; encoded by the coding sequence GTGAACGCGCTCGACTGGCTGCTGGTGCTGCTGATCCTGGCCTACGCGCTCTCGGGCTACTGGCAGGGCTTCGTCACCGGCGCGTTCGCGACCACGGGGCTGCTGCTGGGCGGCCTGCTCGGGATCTGGCTGGCGCCGGTCCTGCTCGGCGACGTCGACCCGGCGCTGATGGTGTCCCTGGGGGCGCTGTTCATCGTCATCCTGTGCGCGTCGCTGGGACAGGCATCCTTCCAGTACGCCGGCGCGAAGGTGCGCGACCGGATCACCTGGCAGCCGATCCGTGCGCTCGACGCCGTGGGCGGCGCCGCGCTGAGCGCGCTCGCCGTGCTCCTGGTGGCCTGGGCGCTGGGCGTGGCCGTCTCCGGGTCGCGCATCGGCTCGGTCACGCCGCTGGTGCGCAGCTCCTCGGTGCTCTCGGCGGTCGACCGGGCGCTGCCGCACGCGGCATCGGGGGTGCTGCAGTCCTTCAACGACGTGGTCGGCACCAGCTTCTTCCCCGACTACCTCGAGCCGTTCGCCCCGGAGCGCATCGTCGAGGTGGGCCCGGGCCCGAGGCGACTGCTCAACGATCCGGACGTGCTCGCCGCGGAGGACAGCGTGCTCAAGGTGCTCGGCACCAACAGCTGCGGTCGCGGCGTCGAGGGCAGCGGCTTCGTCTACGCCCCCGACAGGCTGATGACCAACGCCCACGTCGTGGCCGGCGTCGAGGACCCCGAGATCGTCGTCGGCGACTCCTCGGTCGACGCCGACGTCGTGGAGTACAACGCCGACCTCGACATCGCGGTCCTCGCGTTCGAGTCCGACCAGATCCCGGTGCTGCGCTTCGCGCAGTCCAAGCCCGGTGACGGCGTCGCGATCCTGGGCTACCCGCAGGACGGGCCGTACGACGTCCAGCCCGGCCGCATCCGCGACGACCAGAAGCTGCGCTCACCCAACATCTACGGCGACGGCACGGTCATCCGCGAGGTCTTCTCGTTGCGCGGCCTGGTGCGCCCGGGCAACTCCGGCGGACCGATCGTCACCTCGAAGGGCGATGTGGCAGGCGTGGTGTTCGCCGCCTCCGTGACCGACAAGGACACCGGCTACGCCCTCACCGCCGCCCAGGTCGCCGAGAGCGCCGCGGTCGGTCGGACCAACACCGAGACCGAGTCGACCGGCGACTGCGCCGGCTGA
- a CDS encoding phage holin family protein, with translation MSPEPVKAPADGDPTIGRLVVDASRDISSLVSKEIQLAKSELKVSVKAGGIGIGLFAAAGFLAVLAIIMLSVAIAYLIHWNGSGLDLHWAFLIVFAFYVVLAGLLVFVGVGKVKKVRAPERAIAQGKEIPRALKGQK, from the coding sequence ATGTCACCTGAACCGGTCAAGGCACCCGCCGACGGCGATCCCACCATCGGACGCCTCGTCGTCGACGCCAGCCGAGACATCTCATCGCTGGTGTCGAAGGAGATCCAGCTCGCCAAGTCCGAGCTCAAGGTGAGCGTCAAGGCCGGTGGCATCGGCATCGGCCTCTTCGCCGCAGCCGGCTTCCTCGCCGTCCTCGCGATCATCATGCTCTCGGTCGCGATCGCCTACCTGATCCACTGGAACGGCTCCGGCCTGGACCTGCACTGGGCGTTCCTGATCGTCTTCGCGTTCTACGTCGTCCTCGCCGGGCTGCTGGTCTTCGTCGGCGTGGGCAAGGTCAAGAAGGTCCGGGCGCCGGAGAGGGCGATCGCCCAGGGCAAGGAGATCCCCCGCGCCCTCAAGGGCCAGAAGTAG
- the nhaA gene encoding Na+/H+ antiporter NhaA, translating into MAQSPQRPRLFARGSFLEHSRTAQILRAETTGGLLLIVAAAAAIVWANTPWADVYESLRDTRLGPSSLHLDLTVGAWAADGLLAIFFFVVGLELKREFVAGDLRDPRRAAVPIAAAVGGMAAPALIFVLWNLGDDGGLSGWAIPTATDIAFAVAVLAVISTHLPSGLRTFLLTLAVVDDLLAISIIAIFYTSDLNLLFLALAVVPIGLFAVLVQRRVRSGWLLVPLALLAWVLVHESGIHATVAGVLLGFTVPVLRRNPDEDGPGLAEHFEHLIRPLSAGVAVPLFAFFAAGVSVGGLDGLADSLRDPVALGIVCGLVVGKTVGIMGATWMLSTFTHADLDEDLRWVDVLGLAMLAGIGFTVSLLIGELAFGHGSAREDHVKVGVLVGSLTAALLASVVLRLRNRAYRRIAEIETRDDDHDGVPDVFGEHGQEPHPS; encoded by the coding sequence ATGGCCCAGTCACCGCAGCGCCCGCGCCTGTTCGCGCGGGGGTCCTTCCTCGAGCACTCCCGTACGGCGCAGATCCTGCGCGCCGAGACCACGGGCGGGCTGCTGCTCATCGTGGCGGCGGCTGCGGCGATCGTGTGGGCCAACACCCCGTGGGCCGACGTCTACGAGTCGCTGCGCGACACCCGCCTGGGCCCCTCGTCGCTGCATCTCGACCTGACGGTCGGCGCCTGGGCGGCCGACGGGCTGTTGGCGATCTTCTTCTTCGTGGTCGGCCTGGAGCTCAAGCGCGAGTTCGTGGCCGGCGACCTGCGCGACCCGCGGCGCGCCGCCGTACCGATCGCCGCCGCGGTGGGCGGCATGGCGGCGCCGGCACTGATCTTCGTGCTGTGGAACCTCGGCGACGACGGCGGGCTCAGCGGGTGGGCGATCCCCACCGCGACCGACATCGCCTTCGCGGTGGCCGTGCTGGCGGTGATCAGCACGCACCTGCCCAGCGGTCTGCGAACCTTCCTGCTGACGTTGGCGGTCGTGGACGACCTGCTGGCCATCTCGATCATCGCGATCTTCTACACCAGCGACCTGAACCTGCTGTTCCTGGCGCTGGCGGTGGTGCCGATCGGCCTGTTCGCGGTGCTGGTCCAGAGGCGGGTGCGCTCGGGGTGGCTGCTGGTCCCGCTCGCCCTCCTCGCCTGGGTGCTGGTCCACGAGTCCGGCATCCACGCCACTGTCGCCGGCGTGCTGCTCGGCTTCACCGTGCCGGTGCTGCGCCGCAACCCCGACGAGGACGGCCCCGGGCTCGCCGAGCACTTCGAGCACCTGATCCGGCCGCTGTCGGCGGGGGTGGCCGTGCCCCTGTTCGCCTTCTTCGCGGCCGGGGTGAGCGTCGGCGGGCTGGACGGCCTGGCCGACTCGCTGCGCGACCCGGTCGCGCTCGGGATCGTGTGCGGCCTCGTCGTGGGCAAGACCGTGGGGATCATGGGCGCCACCTGGATGCTGTCGACGTTCACCCACGCCGACCTCGACGAGGATCTCCGCTGGGTCGACGTCCTGGGACTGGCGATGCTCGCGGGGATCGGCTTCACGGTGAGCCTGCTGATCGGCGAGCTGGCGTTCGGCCACGGCAGCGCGCGCGAGGACCACGTCAAGGTCGGGGTCCTGGTCGGCTCGCTGACGGCCGCGCTGCTGGCCTCCGTCGTGCTGCGGCTGCGCAACCGCGCCTACCGGCGCATCGCCGAGATCGAGACCCGCGACGACGACCACGACGGCGTCCCCGACGTGTTCGGCGAGCACGGCCAGGAGCCCCACCCCTCCTGA
- the acs gene encoding acetate--CoA ligase → MSEETLSNLSHEDRSFEPPAELAETANVSAEAYERATADPEAFWAEAAERLDWSQKWDRVLDWDNPPFAKWFTGGTLNVAHNCVDRHVEAGNGDRVALHWVGEPADDTRTITYADLQAEVSKAANALLALGVETGDRVAIYMPMLPETVVAMLACARIGAPHTVVFGGFSSDALSSRLVDCGAKVVITADGGYRRGSASALKPAVDEARKKASGEGFDVEHVLVVRRTGQEVDWDDQVDVWWHDAVDSASSEHEAQPFDAEHPLYVMYTSGTTGKPKGILHTTGGYLTGTSYTHHAVFDLKPETDVYWCTADVGWVTGHSYMVYGPLANGATQVMYEGTPDSPHKGRWWEIIQQYGVTIFYTAPTAIRTFMKQGREIPDGFDLSSLRLLGSVGESINPEAYIWYREVIGGERCPIVDTWWQTETGQIMISPLPGVTAGKPGSAMTPLPGISVDVVNDAGESVPDGSGGYLVVKEPWPAMLRTLWGDDERFKETYWSRFRKQGFYFAGDGAKKDDDGDIWLLGRVDDVMNVSGHRLSTTEIESALVSHPKVAEAAVVGAADETTGQAVCAFVILRDSAGDGGEDIVEELRRHVQKEIGAIAKPRQIMVVPELPKTRSGKIMRRLLKDVAEHREVGDVTTLADSTVMDLISQKEGSGSGDEG, encoded by the coding sequence GTGAGCGAAGAGACCCTGTCGAACCTGTCGCATGAGGACCGCTCCTTCGAGCCCCCCGCGGAGCTCGCGGAGACGGCCAACGTCAGCGCGGAGGCGTACGAGCGGGCCACCGCTGACCCCGAGGCCTTCTGGGCCGAGGCCGCCGAGCGCCTCGACTGGAGCCAGAAGTGGGACCGCGTCCTCGACTGGGACAACCCGCCGTTCGCCAAGTGGTTCACCGGCGGCACCCTCAACGTCGCGCACAACTGCGTCGACCGGCACGTCGAGGCCGGCAACGGCGACCGGGTCGCCCTGCACTGGGTCGGCGAGCCGGCCGACGACACGCGCACGATCACCTACGCCGACCTGCAGGCGGAGGTGTCGAAGGCCGCCAACGCGCTGCTGGCGCTGGGCGTCGAGACCGGCGACCGGGTCGCGATCTACATGCCGATGCTGCCCGAGACCGTGGTCGCGATGCTCGCCTGCGCCCGGATCGGGGCGCCCCACACCGTCGTCTTCGGCGGCTTCTCCTCCGACGCACTCTCCTCGCGCCTGGTCGACTGCGGCGCCAAGGTCGTGATCACCGCCGACGGCGGCTACCGCCGCGGCTCGGCGTCCGCCCTCAAGCCGGCCGTCGACGAGGCGCGCAAGAAGGCCTCCGGCGAGGGCTTCGACGTCGAGCACGTGCTCGTCGTACGGCGCACCGGGCAGGAGGTCGACTGGGACGACCAGGTCGACGTGTGGTGGCACGACGCCGTGGACTCCGCCTCGTCCGAGCACGAGGCCCAGCCCTTCGACGCCGAGCACCCGCTCTACGTCATGTACACCTCCGGCACGACCGGCAAGCCCAAGGGCATCCTGCACACGACCGGCGGCTACCTCACCGGGACGTCGTACACACACCACGCGGTGTTCGACCTCAAGCCCGAGACCGACGTCTACTGGTGCACCGCCGACGTCGGCTGGGTGACCGGCCACTCCTACATGGTCTACGGGCCGCTCGCCAACGGCGCGACCCAGGTGATGTACGAGGGCACGCCCGACTCCCCGCACAAGGGCCGCTGGTGGGAGATCATCCAGCAGTACGGCGTCACGATCTTCTACACCGCGCCCACGGCCATCCGGACCTTCATGAAGCAGGGCCGCGAGATCCCCGACGGCTTCGACCTGTCGTCGCTGCGCCTGCTGGGCTCGGTGGGTGAGTCGATCAACCCCGAGGCCTACATTTGGTACCGCGAGGTCATCGGCGGCGAGCGCTGCCCGATCGTCGACACCTGGTGGCAGACCGAGACCGGCCAGATCATGATCTCCCCCCTGCCCGGCGTCACCGCGGGCAAGCCGGGCTCGGCGATGACCCCGCTGCCGGGCATCTCCGTCGACGTGGTCAACGACGCCGGGGAGTCGGTGCCCGACGGCTCCGGCGGCTATCTCGTCGTCAAGGAGCCGTGGCCGGCCATGCTGCGCACGCTGTGGGGCGACGACGAGCGCTTCAAGGAGACCTACTGGTCCCGCTTCCGCAAGCAGGGCTTCTACTTCGCCGGCGACGGCGCGAAGAAGGACGACGACGGCGACATCTGGCTGCTCGGGCGCGTCGACGACGTCATGAACGTCTCGGGCCACCGCCTGTCCACCACCGAGATCGAGTCGGCCCTGGTGTCCCACCCCAAGGTGGCCGAGGCCGCCGTGGTCGGCGCCGCCGACGAGACGACGGGCCAGGCGGTCTGCGCGTTCGTCATCCTGCGCGACTCCGCCGGCGACGGCGGCGAGGACATCGTGGAGGAGCTGCGCCGCCACGTGCAGAAGGAGATCGGCGCCATCGCCAAGCCGCGCCAGATCATGGTCGTCCCCGAGCTGCCCAAGACCCGCTCGGGCAAGATCATGCGGCGCCTGCTCAAGGATGTCGCGGAGCACCGCGAGGTCGGTGACGTCACCACCCTCGCCGACTCCACGGTCATGGACCTGATCTCGCAGAAGGAGGGCTCGGGCTCCGGCGACGAGGGCTGA